The stretch of DNA tgcggaccgcataatattgAGTGCGACCACACTTAAcattttgtggccgcacaatatCTGTGTGGTCCGTATACTCTGAAGAAGAACTGACATGGCTCTTCctttgttttgcggccgcacacagtattgtgcggtccgcactgtgggccttttgccttgttttggtccttgtccatttttgactcctttatgagttgattttgactccTTTGGCTTATTTCCCAATGTTCCTGCACaaaagcatatttcattagttttcgagAATACCtataagcatttttgagctaaaacgcaagtaaaagagagcaaataagcggtcaaaatacctacttatcaactcccccaaacttaagctcttgcttgtcctcaagcaattaaggcaattttcacctccactagaaaaagggatatttcagctggcctaaggtgaatcaatcacatatcaattgggaccaacaattaaccataacacatatgaattatcaacaacgcgatgatttttctttttgagtaccatagttctaatgcgatactagagcatcaagagttgactctattCATCAAGGACGCTCGCACTTtcacgtaggtcattttggatcccAAAATCCTCCTCCTCTATTCTCCAttagcaaatctcactttagaatgtaacatTTGAATCAAGGATTGCGAAAAgtgcgctcatctctctcaaaggaatgtcacaagtccggctctaagtaacataagcttgcccctcatgtaaattaccactaatgtaagctcactcaacctgaaatcatgtagggcttttgtgggatgtaatgaaggcttttggaccaaagtaggacttgttggaataaaatggtttcatctttcctcaagcactccattttctctttccGGCTCATACATttttgactctttgagtcattttctttttcctgagggggaactagagagatgtcacatcactctttcttgatcatgacattcattttttttatttacttCATGCCTATcatcattgttttctttgaatcccttcaactttctaccttattcactttctttttgccattttttttgttctttctttcttttctttgccttcccttttttttcaattctttattttctttgtaccttttatcagtTCCAAaatcctcgtctctcccccaaacttatgtttttcccaattgtttctcaagaatactaaggaaagatcgggtgccaagagagggtcattacaaaatggATAAAGGCTTGTGACGTGGTTGTTAAACGAAAAAgggcttaggctcaaatgggttgactagggatatcacattggtaggctatgaaacatttcaaatttcaaattggaccaaggagagccttCAATTATTTTCCAAATCCAAGcaacacttagaatttcgcctataaaaacattcggggcaagttctagactattagcacgggtacttggacttgtaattCAATACCTCACATCTCATGCTActggattgctaaagagaacgGATTCGAGAGCTCAAAATAACCGTATTTGAGATTtagaatcacaaatggctcgactaaaccactcgatgactgCTTAAGTCAaaacaagagtcaaaaggtcacaactagagctaactTCTGCCAacaacttgtttttaaccataaggtcgtgggtaaatgtgttggtaccaagtgaagcatgttagagacccttttattcattactactatttttttcctaaacataaaagaaaactgacacaatcccttaagaaggttgtcatgccatctatcgttgggaagagccacccggttcacacaaaatccacctttggaaagaaccgtgggaTTAAGAAAAACAAAGGTTTATTGTTCACtcaaatgtaaaaaaaaaaatctaacaaatcaaaaagaagttGCTAATATAAATAAGAAGTTATAATACTAATAAAGACAAACTAAAGAAGCTAAACTACGAAAAGTAAGGCAAACAAATATACAAACCGAGGGGAAACTGAATATAAACATCAAGGGAAagggaagaatatatacataaccaaagagaaaataaacataaaagaaaaatagtataagagTTATTACAGACTAAATATCAAtgtcaaatcaatcaaaatagaccaccccccgaataaaaatgaGCATTATCCCTAATGCTGATCAAAAATAAGAACAGGAAGGGGTAGAGAtttaagagaactccctatgtggcctCAGTTTGCATGGCATCCTCAGCACCCTCGGTCTCCTCtagctgtatctcatcatcaccggGCTGAGGGACAACAGGGTTGCTGAGCATATGTATCATCTCCTCAGCAGTGTGGGCAGTCGCATTCTCTCCTCATACTGGCCGGCTGCTGGTGCTGCCTGTGCTGTTGGAATTGCTGGTGCTGTCTCCATTAGTAAATCCAATGGTAGATCTCTGGCAGATGCAAacttggtaactgttgttgtcaACTTATCCACCAACTTCTTCGAAGCTTGAGACTTCTGCATGTTCTTTACCTGCTTGAACTCCTCAATGACATCCTCATGTGCCATCGGAGTCTCCATAATGGTCTTCtagttgtccagaatcttcttcaatttTCCTTCACTGACGGAGGTACCTGTGGTGCAGCCTGGGCAGAAGAttgtgctgcaacaacactggatatgtcagacagctttgaagtagctacctgcatccagttgttgagactcgccaatatcTAGGAGACTCACAGTGCAGTCAGTGGATAAGTAGATGAAACTGGCACAGATACTGGAGTTGATGGTCTGGAAGAAGAAGGTGGTGGCATGTCTGTTGTCTTGGTGGAAGGTCTGGCTGCTGTGGAAGGCTCAACAGCTGAATCAGTAACTACTACCGTTTGCTCCTTAGACTGGCCAACGgaggtagttgccttacccttggtaggtggtaccatgagaaaggcttcttggcctttaccTTAGTATCATACTGCCTCGGCTCCACCTTTTAATCATTGAAGTACTCTGTGAGGAAGTTCAGGTAAGGGTAGGATCTCTCATCCTTCTGGATAGCCAAAGTGATATTTGTTGACATTatatcacccacattgatcgggtacccagcCATAATCGAAGCCACCAGGACTGCTCGGGGAAGTGGGAGATTGTTCTCATTCAAGAACGGGTCAATGCGGCTGCACACGTTAGTCTGCCATCCTTTAGCTTCAATGTTTAGGGTGACCGGGACTATGGGAACCCCTGTTGTGAGCCACGGAGGTGTTGATCCTCGAATagccaaaatctcagctagccactGGCGAGCTACATCACCCATAGCCAGCTTTTCCAAGCATTAGGCTGCCTCCACTTCCTCAAATCTCACATAAGAGTTCAAAGCACAGGAGTCGAATCAGATTTTCAGATTTcgcacttttgtcaccttggtacccttcttaatgtgagccacattggcataaaattctttaaccaagtgctcatttgcatcgagggtgctttgggtgaaccatttccatcctttTCTCTCCTGGACCTGTCTGAGGACATTTGGGTTGTGCTTGTCCAAATCCTTCAtcaagaattgtcgctcaagagtgagcgatctctggggccaccactctTGAAATCTGTTGAAGGCAGTCAAGCTGACAAATCTGTCCTCCCACATCTCCTTTTTCTTTGTCCTCTCAAGACCACCCACTTGAGTGTCTCCCCCTCTACCGTCATTCGGgacgtcatcatcatcatcaacattgattggtgcagccggggcatgtgaggaagagggctcaGAATCATGGCTACCCTGTTCTGAACCTTTAGAAGAACTAGCAGCAGATGATGATTCATCAACCAAGTGGAATCTACCTGGGACTTGTTGAGATTGGGTGTTAGGTGAGGCTTGGTCAAAGTTTCCCTCACAAACTTCCTTATACGGGAGATACTCACTAGTGTCTGATGATTCAGGGACTCTATTGACCGTAGCCTTCTTGCTCAATACTTTCTGGATGGCTAGTGGTAGGTTACTCTTGCTTCGTCCTCGTCCTCAgcctcgggagggttctgccctctcttttgatgtatttcctccaccacgtgatctaaccatcaTCTGCAATTCATAATAATAAGAATCAGTTAGAGTTCAGGTACATAGGACACAAATATATACATGATAGTTGCAGGCTAGTTATGAAAAAATAGAAGAGGCAGTGCATACaacacaaaagtgagtgcggccgtagACTGCATAGTGCGagccgcacaaaagtgagtgcggtcgcacaatcgaaagtgctgaccgcacaattttgagtgcggccgcacaaccccaGGTTTAGACTACTGGGTCCCTGATCATTtaacagtgcggaccgcacaattttgactgtggaccgcacaatttcactgtggaccgcatatttttgagtgcggtACGCATAATTCAAGCATACAGATGCCCTAACTTAAAGACTGCGGACCGTACTaaagtgtgtgcggccgcacaatttggattaacACTGCACTGCTTTACGATTCATACAGGTTTTGCAAGAATTAGACATGGCTCTAACAATTAAGGATGATTAGGTATTTACCGAGGCCCCAATTAACAATTATGAAGCTATCCACATGATTTTGAGCAAAGATGACTAACTAATGACATTTTTAGGCATGAAATTAACCCTAGACAAAAGAACAAAACTAAGAGAAGATGAAAAATCTAAAGATGAAATGAACATACCAGTAATGACGGGTACATGTGACAATCTACAGAGATGAAATACTTCAAGTTTGATAACTAGTGGGGGATGCATTGTGTTTGTTAGGGCTTGAGAGTTCAGAGAGTGTAAAGTATGAAAAGTTTTGAAAAACCCTATTTATAGGTCGACCCTTTGGGCCCCGaacttacctgagtgcggccgcacaatttttagTGCGGTCTGCACTCATTACCTGTTCCTTCGAAgacattttgcggaccgcacaaaagtgagtgcggccgcagaatttgtGCGAactgcacaattttgtgtgcggccacaCTTTGCTAAGTATTTttgacaggccaaacttcagagagcaTGCAATTTTGATCttccagttgtgcgaccgcacacagaattgtgtgtccgcagagtgattgtgctgtccgcataattttggtgtggtccgcacttttgtgacacttagccaatttttcttgcagagtccctgcaatgcacacccattcctgcattcacttcaaaactagttagcacaaaacaaagctatctaacaaagaagaaaaataagaaaaagaaaaagatacatGGGTTGCCTcacaagaagcgcctgatttaacgtctcGGCACGACGCAAattaccaatcatttgaaatgaaagacCGCCACAATGTGGCtatcatcaaccttgccaagataatgtttaactCGATGCCCATTTACTCTAAACACCTCGTCATTCTTTTTTTTCAAATCTAGTGCACCAAAGGGGGTCacattcaccacttcaaaggggccactccatttgacttcaacttgcccggaaacatccgtaaccaggaattgaacaatagcacaagatcaccctctttaaattccttattgtggatgtacttgtcatggaggtagttcatcttctccttgtaaagGGACGAGCTTGTGTAGGCATGATACCGGAATTCATCAATCTCATTCAATGGTGACACCCTTAGATTTGCCGCGaaatcccattcaaggttcaatattttcaaagcccacatggccttatgctcaagttctatcggaagatggcatgccttcacatacactaaccggtatggagacatcccgatcggTGTTTTTTAGGccgttctataagcccaaagatCATCATCAAGTTTTCATGACCAATCCGTCTGGTTGGCATtgactgtctttgacaaaatactctttatctcccggttggattcttcaacttgtccgcttgcttgaggatggtagggggttgatactttgtgactgacaccatactttgtgagtaaggtatcaaaagccttgttgcaaaaatgcaaacccccatcactaataatggctcttggggtaccaaacctcgtgaagatattctttttcaaaaatgccaccacaattcttgcttcattgttgggcaaagcaatggcctcaacctatTTAGATTCATAATCCTGTAGGTGTTCCCACAATAGCTaacaaacggacccataaaatcaatatcccacacatcaaaaatatctatctccaaaatggtggtgagaggcatttcattcttctttgagatcccaccggccctttggcattcatcacaccgcttgacaagctcactagcatccttgtagagagtaggccaatagaatccacaactcaaaacttttgccgccgttcttgctccaccatggtgaccactatACGGTGAGGAGTTGCAAACCTCAAGAATACTCATTTGTTGTTCCTGCGGCACACATCGTtggatcacaccatcggtacatatCCGAAAAAGATACAACTCATCCCAATAAttgtcaaggcaatcccgtttgagcttcttcctttagtTTGAATAGAACTCATTtggtacaatgccactcacaagataattggcaaAGTCAGCCAACCATGGCATCCAGgtcatagaaatggctaggaATTGCTCGTCGGGAAATGAATCATATATCtgaaggccatcatgtggcctcccctcctcctctaaTCGGGACAAGTGGgccgccacttgattctcactagccttgcggtcttgaatctctagatcaaactcttgcaatagaagcacccaccatatcaaccttgccttagaacCCTTCTTGCTAATCAAATAAAGAAGAGTCGCATGGActgtgtgaacaatcacctttgtacccatcaagtacgggcgtaacttctccatagcaaagacaatagcaaggagcaATTTTttggtcactgtgtagttgacccaggcatcattcatggtcttgcttgcataatagaccggatggaatattttgttgatacgttgccccaacacctctccaaccgccacatcgcttgcgtcacacatgagctcaaaaggcaagctccaatccggtgcggtaataataggagtaatagtcaacttgaacttaagcaactcgaataccttcatgcaatcttcattgaaatggaacttggaatccttctccaaaagtttacacaaagggttcaccacctttgaaaaatatttgatgaatcggcgatagaactCCGGATGACCAAAAATGCTCCTCGCTctcttcacggatgtaggggagggagtttggagatcacttcAACTTTGGCCTTATCAACTTCAATACcatactttgaaatcttgtgaCCGAGGGCAATGCCTTCATCGACCataaagtgacatttctcccaattcaaaaccaagttagtttcctcacatcttgccaataccttttccaagttgttcaagcaatcatccAAATAATTCCCAACGatggagaaatcatccatgaagacctcaagaatatcttccaccatatcggtaaaaatagccatcatacaccattgaaaagtcaccggtgcattacataacccaaatagcatcctcgagaatgcaaaggtatcatatggacaagtgaaagtggtcttttgttggtcctcaggagcaataagaatctGATTGTAGCCGGAGTATCCATCCAGGAAGCAATAAAAAGCATGTCCGGtcaacctatccaacatttgatcatgAAATGGAAGCTGAAAATGAtttttccgagtgactttgttgagcttcctatagtccatgcacactctccacccggtgacagttcttgtggggatcaattcattcttTTCATTAGTTATCACAGCCATGCCCCCTttatttgggacacattgcaccggagaagtccatgagctatcgaaaatggggtaaacaaccccggcatccaaccactttatgatctccttcttcactacctcttgcatttcttcattcaaTCTTCTTGGATTCTCCACAGAGGGTTTGTCATCCTCCTCCAAGATAATCTTGTGCATgaaaaaggcggggcttataccccgaatatccaccaatgtcTAACCTAtcactttcttcctcttttggagcaccaccaaagtagaatctacctgcacgttattcaagcaagaggaaagaataacatgtaaagtggaacaagggccaagaaatgcATACCTAAGATGTGAAGGCAAAggatttaactccaaagtgggaggctcctgaattgagggctttgttggaagAGTCTTCcagttctcaagatctaaggacaattttcggggttcataagtatatgaccccattccttgcaaagcattgacatATTACACTAAGCCTTCCTGCATATCATCATCATGATTGAGCAACACAACTTCCAAAGTATCCTCAACATTTATCAcagcactagcatcatcaacaattacttcggtcactaAATCTATGAATGAacaaacttcgttgctatttggttgcctcatcgattagcacacatggaaaaccaccttttcatcacccacccggaaagtgagctcAGTgtcttccacatcaacaagatccttccccgtagcaagtaaaggtctacccaagataataggtgcctcgtagtcaacctcacaatcaaggaTGACAAAGTCCGCTGGAAGGATGTACTTATCAACACGGACTAACACTTCATCAATAattcccaatggcctcttcatagtCTGATCCTCCATTTgaaacctcatagatgtgggtattggtagcccaattcccaaagttttg from Nicotiana tomentosiformis chromosome 11, ASM39032v3, whole genome shotgun sequence encodes:
- the LOC138901686 gene encoding uncharacterized protein, which gives rise to MTHHVSAIVHSMAPKLEDPGNFTIPCTIGSTDFAKALCDLGASINLMPYFVFKTLGIGLPIPTSMRFQMEDQTMKRPLGIIDEVLVRVDKYILPADFVILDCEVDYEAPIILGRPLLATGKDLVDVEDTELTFRVGDEKVVFHVC